In Roseibium algicola, the DNA window AATCGGTCGTCGAAGCTGGCCAGGACCAGGCTCTGTCTGTCATCTCCAAGATGCCAGCTGCGGATCATTTCACGGCTCCGAGTGTGAGGCCTGCAATAAAGTGGCGCTGCATCAGGAAGAACATGGCGACAGGCGGCAGGGCGGCCACGATGGAACCGGCGCTCATCAGGTGGTAGGCAGCACGATATTGCGCGTTGAAGGACGTGATGCCGGCGGTGACAGGCTGGCTTTCAACGCCCTGCGTCAGCACCACGGCCCAGAAGTAGTCGTTCCAGATGAAGGTGAAGATCAGCACCGACAGCGCGGCAATGGCCGGCTTCATCAGCGGCAGCACCACGTACCAGAAGATCCGCCATTCGGAGACGCCCTCAACGCGCGCGGCCTCTATCAGCTCAAACGGCAGAGCACGGATGAAGTTGCGCATGAAGAGTGTGCAGAAGCCGGTCTGGAAGGCGATGTGGAACAGAACCAGACCGGTGATGGTGTTGTAGAGGCCCATCTGCAGGGTCAGGTCGCGCACCGGCACCATCAGGATCTGGAACGGCACGAAGTTGCCCGCAACGAACATGAAGAAGAGCCAGATATTGGCCTTGAACTTGTAGATGCCGAGGGCGAAGCCGGTCATGCACGAGAGGCCAACCGCGCCGATCACCGTTGGAATGGTGATCTTGAACGAGTTCAGCAAATACTGCGGCATGTCCGAGCCGGTGAAGACCAGCGCGTAGTTGGTGAAGCCTTCGAAGGATGACGGCCAGCCCCAGTAGTTGGCGTTGGCAAAATCCGAATCCGGCTTGACCGAAAAGATGGCGACCGCGATCAGCGGCAGCAGCCACAGGATCAGCGCCAGCGGAAGCAGCGTCTGATAGGTGATCTGCCAGGGGCGGGACGTGCGTTCGATCGGTGTCGGGAACATGTCAGCGCGCCTTTTCTTCTTTGTACATCGACCAGAGGAAGTAGGCGATGAAGGCCAGCATGATCAGGAACAGCACCACGGCAATGGCCGCGCCGTAGCCCATGCGGAAGCCGTATTCGGAGAGTGCGACCTCGAACATGTAGAAGCTGAGCACTCGACTGGCGCCGAAGGGCCCGCCGTTGGTCATGACCGAAATCAGGTCGAAAGAGCGCAAAGCGCCGATGATGGTGACGACGAAGGCGATGAAGGTGGCCGGGCGAAGCTGCGGCACGATGATGTACCAGAGCATGCGCCAGCCCTTGGCGCCGTCGAGGCGTCCTGCCTCGATCTGCTCCGGATCAACCGCGTTGAGGCCGGTAAGATAGAGGATCATGCAATAGGCCGTCTGGGGCCAGAGGCCCGCGACGATGATGCCCACGGTGACCCAGTTCTCGTCCCCCAGCACGTTGAGCGGCGGCAGGCCGACCGCGCCGAGCAGAACGTTGAGGATGCCGAATGTCGGGTCGTAGAACCAGGTGAACACCAGGCCGACGACGACCTGGGAGATCACGAAGGGAAAGAAAAACAGGGATTTGTAGAGCCGGATGCCGGTGACGGTCTGGTTCAGGAACAGCGCGATGAACAGACCGGCCGGAATGGCAAGCAGATAGAGCAGCAGCCAGATGACGTTGTTCTTCAGCGAGGTGTAGAACGCGTCATCCCAGTAGAGTTCCTCGTAATTGTAGAGCCCGACATATTCCGCCTGGCCCAAACCGTCCCACTCGTAGAGCGACAGGTTGAACGACTGGAAAATCGGAAAGATCACATAGAACAGGAAGAACAGGATCCCGGGTGCCAGGAACAGCCAGGGTGTCAACTGCTGCTGGTTGCGATGCCACCAGGAACTCTGGCGGGTCTCGGCGACGGATGCTTGGGCCATTTTCGGAACTCTTCGTGAGTCGTCGGCGTATACCGGAAAAGAGGACAGGGAGCGGTTGCCCCCTGTCCGGTCATGCGAAGGCAGACCTTATTTGTAGATACGCTGTTGGGCGCGGTCCAAACGGTCCAGGATCTTGTCCAGGTTGTCCGGCTTGACCATGAATTCCTGCAGGCCTTCCATGGCAACCTTTGCCATTTCAGCCGGGGCGTCGCGGTCGAAGAACTGGGCAACGCCGCCCGGGGAGTTCGTGGACAGCATCTCAAAGCCCTGTTCCAGGAACTTGTCCTGGTCCACGGACGACTTGGCGTTCACCGGGAGCTGGCCGAGGTGCTTGCCGTCGTTGATCCAGGTCTGGACGTCCGGCGAGACCGCGAACTTCAGGAATTCGCGCGCGTTTTCCTTGTTCTCGGCATTGGCCGGAATGTGGAAGGTATCGGTCGGCGCGTCTTCCGCCTTGGCGATGCCCGGCGTGATTTCCACGAACTGGTAGAAATCGATCTGGTCATCGGAAAGACCAGCTTCGCGCAGCGGTGCCACGGCGAAGTTGCCCATCAGGTAAGCGGCTGCATCGCCCTTGACCATGAACGGCAGAGCTTCCTGCCAGGAGTAGGTCTGATGGTTGTCGATGAAGGCGCCCATGTCGATGAGCTCGCGCCAGTTGGCGAAGGTCTTGCGGACTTCGTCGGACTTCCAGGACGCCTTGCCTGTGAGCAGGTCCATGTGGAAGTCGAAGCCGTTGGTGCGCATGTTCAGGTAGTCGAACCAGCCACCTGCGGTCCAGAGAAACTTGGTACCGATGGTGTAGCACTTCTTGCCGGCATCGATGATCTTCTGGCAGTTCGCCTTTTCTTCTTCCCAGGTAGTGGGTTCGGACAGGCCAAGCTCGTCGAAGATGTCTTTGCGGTAGTAAACACCCCACTGATAGTAGGTGTAGGGCACGCCCCACTGCTTGCCGTCGATGGTCATCGCACCCTTGGTAGAGGCGAGGTTGTCGGCAATTGCCGGATCCGCCCAAAGGTCGGACACGTCCTCGAAGAGGCCGGCCTCCACGTAAGGCCGCATGCGGTTGGCCGCGTACCAGGTCGCAACGTCCGGCGCATTTGCCGTCAGGAAGTTGCGGATCTGGGTCTTGTAGGCTTCCCGGTCAATCACCGTCGTCTCGATGTTCAGCTCCGGGTTCTTCTCCTGGAACTGAGCGATCATCTCTTCCATGGTCGCACGCGGCGCCGGGTTCGATGTGTCGAGAAAGATTTTCAGATTGCCTGTCAGGCCGTCAGCAGAAGCTGCGCCCATCACGGCTGCCAACATGGCAAATGCCGCTACGGACGTTTTCAGCATGGAACGCATGGTGTCCTCCCTTTTGGTTCCATTATGTGAAACTTAGTTTTGTATATTGATACTTTGATGCGATGGCGATAAGTTGTCAACAGGCTCGACGACAAGAAACGGGCCGAAGGAGGAGCTGATGAACAAACAGGCGGGGTCATCGACAGGTGACGGCACGGTCGGCAAGGCGCTGGAAGTGCTGGACAAGGTTGCGGCTGTGGGCCGGCCTGTGCGCTTTTCCGAACTGCTGTCTGAAAGCACTCATCCCAAGGCGACGCTGTACCGGCTGCTGCAGACGCTGGTGAGCCAGGGCATGCTGGCCTACGACGAGCGCCAGCAGACCTATTCGCTGGGTATCCGCCTGGTGCGGCTGGCACATGCGGCCTGGCGGCAAAGTTCCATCGCGCCGATTGCGCGTCCCTTCGTAGGCGCCTTGTCGGAAGCTGTCGGCGAAACGGTTCACCTGGCACAGCTCGACAGCGGGCAGGTGCTTTATGTCGACAAGCGCAATCCGACCAATGCCATCGACATGTTTTCGCAGGCCGGCAAGGTTGGTCCGGCCTATTGCACCGGGGTCGGCAAGGCCCTGATGGCCTTTCTGGAGCCTGCGGACCTCGATCACGTTTTGAAGAAGCAGTCGTTCTATCGCTACACCCCGGCAACGCTGGCCAGCGAAGCTGAACTGCGGGCGGACCTGGAAAAGATCCGCGAAGAGGGGCTGTCCTACGACCGCGAGGAACACGAGCCCGGCATCATCTGCATTGCAGCGCCGATCCTGTCGTCCAAGGGGCGGCCGGTCGGGGCGCTTTCCGTTACCACGTCCACACAGCGCAAGAGCCTCGAACAGCTTCTGGAGGCACGGCCTGCACTGCTGGATACGGCCTCGAAGATCGCGGCGGCGGTCGAGGACTGGCAGTTCCCTGCCTAACAAGAATCCCAAGGGAGAGAGAATTACATGTCTGGCGTCACACTGACAAAAGCCGTCAAGAAATATGGCGACCTGGAAGTCATCCACGGAGTGGACCTTCAGATCGAGCATGGTGAATTCTGCGTTTTTGTCGGTCCGTCCGGCTGTGGCAAGTCCACCCTTCTGCGCATGATCGCCGGGCTGGAGGAAACGACCGACGGCAGGATCGAGATCGGTGGCCGTGATGTGACCAAGACAGACCCGGCGGAACGGGGCGTTGCCATGGTGTTCCAGACCTATGCGCTTTACCCGCATATGACGGTCGAGGAGAACATGGGCTTCGGGCTGAAGATGAACGGTCATCCGAAGGCCGAGATCCAGTCCAAGGTTGCCGAGGCCAGCCGCATCCTGAAGCTGGACCCTTATCTGAAGCGCAAGCCGAAGGCGCTTTCCGGCGGGCAGCGCCAGCGCGTCGCCATCGGCCGGGCCATTGTGCGCGGACCGGAAGTGTTCCTGTTCGACGAACCGCTCTCCAACCTGGATGCCGAGCTGCGTGTCGACATGCGCGTTGAAATCGCCCGCCTGCACAAGGATATCGGCGCAACGATGATCTACGTGACGCACGACCAGGTCGAGGCGATGACGCTGGCAGACAAGATCGTGGTTCTGCGCGGTGGCAATATCGAGCAGGTCGGCTCGCCGATGCAGCTCTATTCCGATCCGGACAACAGGTTCGTTGCCGGCTTCATCGGCTCGCCCAGCATGAATTTCGTGGAAGGTATTGCCGGGGAGGGCGAGGTCAGTGTTGCTGCGTTCGGCGGTGTTGCCGTGCCGACATCGGTCGCGCTGCCGGCCAAGGGCGAAAAGGTGCTGGTCGGTCTGCGCCCACAGCATCTGAAAGTCTCGCCTGCGCAGGAGGGAGCGAAGGTCGACCTGTGTGAGCAACTCGGCGGCGTCGCCTATTCCTATCTCATCTGCCCGACGGGCGAGCGTGTGATCGTGGAAACCAAGGGTGAGGATGCGCCTGTTTCTGATGGAACTGTCGCCATCGACTTCGACCCGGCTTCGGCGCTGTTCTTCGATGCGAAGACGGAACAGCGGCTGAGGTAGTCTCGCCGAGGCGACTTGTCTAGGCGGCCCACCTTCCGCACGTGATTTTTGACAAGTGAGGCAATGCCGAACCGGCAACCGGATATCAGCCGCGCCATTGGCGCGTCTCCTCGTACGAAAAAGAGTTCGCTACACTCACGCAGATGCGCTGGATTCCGGATCTGCACGCAGCTTATGCTGCGCTTGTCCGGAATGACGGTGGACAGCCGTAGATGGTGACGTTCCCGAGGGGCTGGCAACCGGATTGCGCAGGGAGCTGAGAACACCTTTCCACTTATGCCCGGACGCAGGGCATCTGGTCTGCGGGTCGCTTGCATTGCATTCGTCTGGTGGCGAGTCTGTTTTTTGACGATTTTGGCGGCTCTCCTGTCAGGGCCGATTTTTTCCCTCTGTCATCATAATCCTTCAGACAGTCTTTATCACATGACTGTCTGGCATTGCGTTGCCGCTCTTGGTGCTGTGTCTTTGCAGGACCGGGTTGCATTCATCTGTCATGAGCTCGTGTTACGCTAACTGACGACCCGCCCGGAAAGGCGGCCGCTTCGAACACGTATCTTGCCTTGACATGAATACTGATTCATGTGTCATATATTCCAGCGTCAGGCGATGATGTTACCCTGTGGAGGCCGTGGGAGCGGCCGGGCAGGTTTGCCGGCCTTTCGCGCAACGGGAGGAGAATTCATGACGAAACGCGTTTTCCGCTGGGCCGTGCCGCTTTTGGCTGGCATCAGCGTGGCGGCGGCCGGGATTGCCGGTGCCCAGGCCGACGATATCAAGATCGCCCATGTCTACGGCAAGACCGGTGCCCTGGAGGCCTATGCGAAACAGTCGCATACCGGCCTGATGATGGGCCTCGAATATGCCACCGACGGCACCATGGAAATCGACGGCCGCAAGATCGTGGTCATCGAGAAGGACACCCAGCTGAAGCCGGATATCGGCAAGGCCGCGCTGGCGGAAGCCTATGGTGACGATGAAGTCGATATCGCCGTCGGCCCCGTCTCCTCCGGCGTTGCGCTGGCCATGCTGCCGGTCGCCGAAGAATACGAGAAGGTGCTTCTGGTGGAGCCGGCGGTTGCCGACAGCATCACCGGCGAGAACTGGAACCGCTACATCTTCCGCACCGCGCGGAACTCGTCCCAGGACGCGATCGCCAACGCCGTCGCACTGGGGCAGGAAGGCGTCTCCATCGCGACGCTTGCACAGGACTATGCCTTCGGCCGTGACGGCGTCGCCGCCTTCAAGGAAGCGCTGGAAGGCACGGGTGCCAAATTGGTGTTCGAGGAATATGCGCCGACCGATACCAAGGATTTCACAGCCAACGCGCAGCGCGTCTTTGATGCCCTGAAGGATGAGCCGGGCCGCAAGTTCCTGTTCGTGATCTGGGCCGGTGGCGGCAATCCTATCAGCAAGATCAAGGCAATGGAGCCGGAGCGCTTTGGTGTCGAAATCGCCACGGGCGGCAACATCCTGGCGGCCATGGCGGCCTACAAGGAGCTGCCGGGCATGGAAGGCGCGACCTACTACTATTACGAAATCCCGAAGAACCCGGTAAACGACTGGCTGGTGGCCGAACACCAGAAGCGCTTCCACGCGCCGCCGGACTTCTTCACCGCGGGTGGCATGTCTTCCGGCATTGCCATTGTCGAGGCGATCCGCAAGGCCGGGTCCACGGAGACCGAAGACCTGATCACGGCCATGGAAGGCATGGAGTTTGAAACGCCAAAGGGCAAGATGATGTTCCGGGCGGAAGATCACCAGGCTCTGCAGTCGATGTATCACTTCAAGATCAAGGTCGATCCGGATGTCGAATGGGGCATCCCGGAGCTGGTGCGCGAGTTGACAATCGAGGACATGAACATCCCGGTGCGCAACCAGTAAGCCGAAAGAAGACGCGGCGGAGCCTTCAGCTTCGCCTGCGTGGCCCCAAGACCCTTAAGTTTGCCCGGCTGGTGTGAAATCCGTCCGGCCGGGCACTCATCCGATACAGCTTTCGCGACAATTCAAGCCTGGGAACGCGCATCGTGGCCAAGGAACACCCGATTCTGGAAACGAGGGACCTGACCATTCGCTTCGGTGGTCATGTGGCGGTCGATCACGTTTCCTGCGCCTTCGAGCGAGGCACCCTGACGGCAATCGTTGGGCCGAACGGCGCGGGCAAGACCACCTATTTCAACCTGATCTCCGGTCAGCTGGCAGCGACCTCCGGGGCAGTACTGCTCAACGGCGAGACCATCACCCGACTGTCGGTGCCTGAACGCACCGACAGGGGGATCGGCCGGGCGTTCCAGCTGACCAATCTCTTTCCGACCCTGAGCGTGCGCGAAAACGTGCGGCTTGTAGCGCAGGCGAAGGCACGCAAGGGGTTCGATCTCTTCACCGTTGCAGAAAGTCATGTGGAACTTCTGGAGCGGGCAGACCACGTGCTGGCGGAGGTCCGGCTGATCGATCAGGCCGACCAGACCGTTTCCGCTCTGCCCCATGGTGACCAGCGCAAGCTGGAAGTAGCGCTGCTGATCGCGCTTGGGCCTCAGGTGCTCATGTTCGACGAGCCGACCGCCGGCATGAGCGTCGACGAGGTGCCGGTGATCCTGGAGCTTATGCAGAAACTGAAGAGCGACATGGACCGGACGATCCTGCTGGTGGAGCACAAGATGGATGTCATTCGCACCCTGGCCGACCGCATCATCGTTCTGCACAACGGGGCACTGGTGGCCGACGGAGAACCGTCGGAAGTCATAGCCCTGCCAATCGTGCAGGAGGCCTATCTCGGCAAGGCGCCGGCTTCCTCCGGGGAGGCTGCGTGATGGCGGAAAACCTGCTTACCCTTTCCGGGGTGCACACCCACATCGGCCCTTATCACATCCTGCAGGGTGTGGAGCTCGCGGTGCCGGAAGGCGGCGTGACCGTTCTGCTTGGTCGCAACGGCGCGGGCAAGACCACCACCTTGCGCACCATCATGGGGCTCTGGACGGCCAGCCAGGGCGATATCCGGTTTGGCGATCATGTCATCACCAGATTGTCGACGCCCGAGATTTCCCGCAGGGGAATTGC includes these proteins:
- a CDS encoding carbohydrate ABC transporter permease, translating into MFPTPIERTSRPWQITYQTLLPLALILWLLPLIAVAIFSVKPDSDFANANYWGWPSSFEGFTNYALVFTGSDMPQYLLNSFKITIPTVIGAVGLSCMTGFALGIYKFKANIWLFFMFVAGNFVPFQILMVPVRDLTLQMGLYNTITGLVLFHIAFQTGFCTLFMRNFIRALPFELIEAARVEGVSEWRIFWYVVLPLMKPAIAALSVLIFTFIWNDYFWAVVLTQGVESQPVTAGITSFNAQYRAAYHLMSAGSIVAALPPVAMFFLMQRHFIAGLTLGAVK
- a CDS encoding carbohydrate ABC transporter permease encodes the protein MAQASVAETRQSSWWHRNQQQLTPWLFLAPGILFFLFYVIFPIFQSFNLSLYEWDGLGQAEYVGLYNYEELYWDDAFYTSLKNNVIWLLLYLLAIPAGLFIALFLNQTVTGIRLYKSLFFFPFVISQVVVGLVFTWFYDPTFGILNVLLGAVGLPPLNVLGDENWVTVGIIVAGLWPQTAYCMILYLTGLNAVDPEQIEAGRLDGAKGWRMLWYIIVPQLRPATFIAFVVTIIGALRSFDLISVMTNGGPFGASRVLSFYMFEVALSEYGFRMGYGAAIAVVLFLIMLAFIAYFLWSMYKEEKAR
- a CDS encoding ABC transporter substrate-binding protein, whose protein sequence is MRSMLKTSVAAFAMLAAVMGAASADGLTGNLKIFLDTSNPAPRATMEEMIAQFQEKNPELNIETTVIDREAYKTQIRNFLTANAPDVATWYAANRMRPYVEAGLFEDVSDLWADPAIADNLASTKGAMTIDGKQWGVPYTYYQWGVYYRKDIFDELGLSEPTTWEEEKANCQKIIDAGKKCYTIGTKFLWTAGGWFDYLNMRTNGFDFHMDLLTGKASWKSDEVRKTFANWRELIDMGAFIDNHQTYSWQEALPFMVKGDAAAYLMGNFAVAPLREAGLSDDQIDFYQFVEITPGIAKAEDAPTDTFHIPANAENKENAREFLKFAVSPDVQTWINDGKHLGQLPVNAKSSVDQDKFLEQGFEMLSTNSPGGVAQFFDRDAPAEMAKVAMEGLQEFMVKPDNLDKILDRLDRAQQRIYK
- a CDS encoding IclR family transcriptional regulator, translating into MNKQAGSSTGDGTVGKALEVLDKVAAVGRPVRFSELLSESTHPKATLYRLLQTLVSQGMLAYDERQQTYSLGIRLVRLAHAAWRQSSIAPIARPFVGALSEAVGETVHLAQLDSGQVLYVDKRNPTNAIDMFSQAGKVGPAYCTGVGKALMAFLEPADLDHVLKKQSFYRYTPATLASEAELRADLEKIREEGLSYDREEHEPGIICIAAPILSSKGRPVGALSVTTSTQRKSLEQLLEARPALLDTASKIAAAVEDWQFPA
- a CDS encoding ABC transporter ATP-binding protein; translated protein: MSGVTLTKAVKKYGDLEVIHGVDLQIEHGEFCVFVGPSGCGKSTLLRMIAGLEETTDGRIEIGGRDVTKTDPAERGVAMVFQTYALYPHMTVEENMGFGLKMNGHPKAEIQSKVAEASRILKLDPYLKRKPKALSGGQRQRVAIGRAIVRGPEVFLFDEPLSNLDAELRVDMRVEIARLHKDIGATMIYVTHDQVEAMTLADKIVVLRGGNIEQVGSPMQLYSDPDNRFVAGFIGSPSMNFVEGIAGEGEVSVAAFGGVAVPTSVALPAKGEKVLVGLRPQHLKVSPAQEGAKVDLCEQLGGVAYSYLICPTGERVIVETKGEDAPVSDGTVAIDFDPASALFFDAKTEQRLR
- a CDS encoding substrate-binding domain-containing protein, which produces MTKRVFRWAVPLLAGISVAAAGIAGAQADDIKIAHVYGKTGALEAYAKQSHTGLMMGLEYATDGTMEIDGRKIVVIEKDTQLKPDIGKAALAEAYGDDEVDIAVGPVSSGVALAMLPVAEEYEKVLLVEPAVADSITGENWNRYIFRTARNSSQDAIANAVALGQEGVSIATLAQDYAFGRDGVAAFKEALEGTGAKLVFEEYAPTDTKDFTANAQRVFDALKDEPGRKFLFVIWAGGGNPISKIKAMEPERFGVEIATGGNILAAMAAYKELPGMEGATYYYYEIPKNPVNDWLVAEHQKRFHAPPDFFTAGGMSSGIAIVEAIRKAGSTETEDLITAMEGMEFETPKGKMMFRAEDHQALQSMYHFKIKVDPDVEWGIPELVRELTIEDMNIPVRNQ
- a CDS encoding ABC transporter ATP-binding protein produces the protein MAKEHPILETRDLTIRFGGHVAVDHVSCAFERGTLTAIVGPNGAGKTTYFNLISGQLAATSGAVLLNGETITRLSVPERTDRGIGRAFQLTNLFPTLSVRENVRLVAQAKARKGFDLFTVAESHVELLERADHVLAEVRLIDQADQTVSALPHGDQRKLEVALLIALGPQVLMFDEPTAGMSVDEVPVILELMQKLKSDMDRTILLVEHKMDVIRTLADRIIVLHNGALVADGEPSEVIALPIVQEAYLGKAPASSGEAA